The following proteins are encoded in a genomic region of Pungitius pungitius chromosome 19, fPunPun2.1, whole genome shotgun sequence:
- the abi1a gene encoding abl interactor 1a isoform X1, producing the protein MAELQMLLEEEIPAGKRALVESYQNLTRVADYCENNYVQAQDKRKALEETKAYTTQSLASVAYQINALANNVLQLLDIQASQLRRMESSINHISQTVDIHKEKVARREIGILTTNKNTARTHKIIAPANMERPVRYIRKPVDYNVLDDVGHGVKWLKAKQLGNNQSVRGGTLSRTNPPTQKPPSPPMSGRGTIGRNTSYKTLEPVKPPTVPNDYMTSPARLGAQHSPGRTASLSQRQRTHSGSSGGSSSRENSGSSSIGIPIAVPTPSIPNPGPVPPMSAPPGAPPPPPPPPPPPPPPPMAGLGPPPAAPPPPPPLVMAPGPGLGPAPMSQFGTISRQISRHNPSNSSVSMVSATGTYRRAPSVTSQFSLQQQQQQLQLQQQQQQLQQPHINGGTPGYGQNSMSVAPPPPPMPQLTPQIPLTGFVARMQESIADAPTPPPPPPPDEIPMFDDAPPPPPPPPVDYEEEDAAVVQYSDPYADGDPQWAPKSYVEKVVAIYDYSRDKDDELSFMEGAIIYVIKKNDDGWYEGVSGSVTGLFPGNYVESIMHYVD; encoded by the exons GCCCAGGACAAGAGGAAAGCTCTGGAGGAGACCAAAGCCTACACCACCCAGTCGCTGGCCAGCGTGGCCTATCAGATCAATGCCTTAGCCAACAatgtcctgcagctgctggacaTCCAGGCCTCGCAGCTGCGGCGCATGGAGTCCTCCATCAACCACATCTCCCag ACGGTGGACATCCATAAAGAGAAGGTGGCCAGGCGGGAGATCGGGATCCTCACCACCAACAAGAACACGGCCAGGACCCATAAGATCATCGCGCCGGCTAACATGGAGCGGCCCGTCCGGTACATCCGGAAGCCCGTCGACTACAACGTGCTGGACGACGTGGGCCACGGCGTCAAG TGGCTAAAAGCCAAG CAACTTGGAAACAACCAGTCAGTCAGAGGAGGAACTCTATCAAGGACCAACCCGCCGACGCAGAAGCCGCCGAGCCCGCCCATGTCGGGGCGCGGCACCATCGG ACGCAACACGTCCTACAAGACCCTGGAGCCCGTGAAGCCGCCCACGGTGCCCAACGACTACATGACCAGCCCGGCCCGACTGGGCGCCCAGCACAGCCCGGGACGCACGGCGTCGCTCAGCCAGAGGCAACGCACACACag tggaaGCAGCGGGGGCAGTAGCAGCAGGGAgaacagcggcagcagcagtatTGGCATTCCCATCGCCGTGCCGACGCCCTCCATCCCCAACCCTGGACCAG TCCCGCCCATGTCTGCTCCCCCGGGagcccctccgcctccccctcccccaccacctcctcctcctcctcctcctatggCCGGGCTCGGccccccaccagcagcaccaccacctccaccacctctaG TGATGGCCCCTGGCCCTGGTCTGGGACCCGCTCCGATGTCCCAGTTTGGAACCATTTCGCGGCAGATTTCGCGGCACAACCCCTCCAactcctccgtctccatggtGTCGGCCACCGGAACCTACCGCCGGGCGCCCTCGGTCACTTCCCAGTTCtccttgcagcagcagcagcagcagctgcagctgcagcagcagcagcagcagctacagcAGCCTCACATTAACGGAGGCACTCCGGGCTACGGCCAGAACTCAA TGTCTgtcgcccctcctcctcccccaatgCCCCAGCTGACTCCACAGATACCTCTGACTGGCTTTGTGGCCAGGATGCAGGAGAGCA TTGCAGACGCTcccaccccgcctccccctccgcctcccgACGAGATCCCCATGTTTGAcgacgcccccccgcccccgccgcctcccccgGTGGACTACGAGGAAGAGGACGCGGCCGTGGTGCAGTACAGCGACCCGTACGCCGACGGAGACCCCCAGTGGGCCCCCAAGAGCTACGTGGAGAAAG tggtGGCCATCTACGACTACAGCAGGGACAAGGACGACGAGCTGAGCTTCATGGAGGGGGCCATCATCTACGTCATCAAGAAGAACGACGACGGCTGGTACGAGGGCGTCTCCGGCAGCGTCACCGGGCTGTTCCCCGGCAACTACGTGGAGTCCATCATGCACTATGttgactga
- the abi1a gene encoding abl interactor 1a isoform X3 has product MAELQMLLEEEIPAGKRALVESYQNLTRVADYCENNYVQAQDKRKALEETKAYTTQSLASVAYQINALANNVLQLLDIQASQLRRMESSINHISQTVDIHKEKVARREIGILTTNKNTARTHKIIAPANMERPVRYIRKPVDYNVLDDVGHGVKWLKAKQLGNNQSVRGGTLSRTNPPTQKPPSPPMSGRGTIGRNTSYKTLEPVKPPTVPNDYMTSPARLGAQHSPGRTASLSQRQRTHSGSSGGSSSRENSGSSSIGIPIAVPTPSIPNPGPVPPMSAPPGAPPPPPPPPPPPPPPPMAGLGPPPAAPPPPPPLVMAPGPGLGPAPMSQFGTISRQISRHNPSNSSVSMVSATGTYRRAPSVTSQFSLQQQQQQLQLQQQQQQLQQPHINGGTPGYGQNSIADAPTPPPPPPPDEIPMFDDAPPPPPPPPVDYEEEDAAVVQYSDPYADGDPQWAPKSYVEKVVAIYDYSRDKDDELSFMEGAIIYVIKKNDDGWYEGVSGSVTGLFPGNYVESIMHYVD; this is encoded by the exons GCCCAGGACAAGAGGAAAGCTCTGGAGGAGACCAAAGCCTACACCACCCAGTCGCTGGCCAGCGTGGCCTATCAGATCAATGCCTTAGCCAACAatgtcctgcagctgctggacaTCCAGGCCTCGCAGCTGCGGCGCATGGAGTCCTCCATCAACCACATCTCCCag ACGGTGGACATCCATAAAGAGAAGGTGGCCAGGCGGGAGATCGGGATCCTCACCACCAACAAGAACACGGCCAGGACCCATAAGATCATCGCGCCGGCTAACATGGAGCGGCCCGTCCGGTACATCCGGAAGCCCGTCGACTACAACGTGCTGGACGACGTGGGCCACGGCGTCAAG TGGCTAAAAGCCAAG CAACTTGGAAACAACCAGTCAGTCAGAGGAGGAACTCTATCAAGGACCAACCCGCCGACGCAGAAGCCGCCGAGCCCGCCCATGTCGGGGCGCGGCACCATCGG ACGCAACACGTCCTACAAGACCCTGGAGCCCGTGAAGCCGCCCACGGTGCCCAACGACTACATGACCAGCCCGGCCCGACTGGGCGCCCAGCACAGCCCGGGACGCACGGCGTCGCTCAGCCAGAGGCAACGCACACACag tggaaGCAGCGGGGGCAGTAGCAGCAGGGAgaacagcggcagcagcagtatTGGCATTCCCATCGCCGTGCCGACGCCCTCCATCCCCAACCCTGGACCAG TCCCGCCCATGTCTGCTCCCCCGGGagcccctccgcctccccctcccccaccacctcctcctcctcctcctcctatggCCGGGCTCGGccccccaccagcagcaccaccacctccaccacctctaG TGATGGCCCCTGGCCCTGGTCTGGGACCCGCTCCGATGTCCCAGTTTGGAACCATTTCGCGGCAGATTTCGCGGCACAACCCCTCCAactcctccgtctccatggtGTCGGCCACCGGAACCTACCGCCGGGCGCCCTCGGTCACTTCCCAGTTCtccttgcagcagcagcagcagcagctgcagctgcagcagcagcagcagcagctacagcAGCCTCACATTAACGGAGGCACTCCGGGCTACGGCCAGAACTCAA TTGCAGACGCTcccaccccgcctccccctccgcctcccgACGAGATCCCCATGTTTGAcgacgcccccccgcccccgccgcctcccccgGTGGACTACGAGGAAGAGGACGCGGCCGTGGTGCAGTACAGCGACCCGTACGCCGACGGAGACCCCCAGTGGGCCCCCAAGAGCTACGTGGAGAAAG tggtGGCCATCTACGACTACAGCAGGGACAAGGACGACGAGCTGAGCTTCATGGAGGGGGCCATCATCTACGTCATCAAGAAGAACGACGACGGCTGGTACGAGGGCGTCTCCGGCAGCGTCACCGGGCTGTTCCCCGGCAACTACGTGGAGTCCATCATGCACTATGttgactga